The proteins below come from a single Lepeophtheirus salmonis chromosome 4, UVic_Lsal_1.4, whole genome shotgun sequence genomic window:
- the LOC121116584 gene encoding ribonuclease Z, mitochondrial isoform X2, with product MNNIFKVLKYVLIIEEDTCLYGIEPRGCEEIVRFKLNQNWRFDDKYERHKVTQFFEEEGIRIQYFPLASNTESFPSKIQYPAWNSLSINYKDEIFYPHDVPRNNIVSSYLISDSNSQVLILDIPDITYLDSLWETIPSIEANTVFDFSPHEVKETERYKKWYNSALPRMTNIISLQDYNYPKEDKRNDLKKLRNVYPADVIQYHDTEPSYHKNTNDDQVSYPKLTFLGTGSKRIGNSRNVSGILLRVSPQSCGLLDCGENTYHRLTEAFGIEETNKILKSLRFIFISHRHNDHHLGLFTIIQERDKLYDGNAPKLYLIAPRSFKNLLKHYHGLFEDLVTSVFHINTMRLIKDSDKFLISHLYAKFLKDTEMDFCEILIAEHIKNSYSINLSAKGWKVLYTGDTKPNSRYRNKAPDVLIHEATLPSYLGTIAHKQLHSSTQDAIDAYKSSNAGFLVLTHFSEAFDALPHLEEVMISDNIALAFDFLSVEPESLKNIAISEERFKNLSNTFKTEVFISNERKKRWDLKNEML from the exons atgaataatatattcaaagtgttgaaatatgtattaataattgaagAGGATACGTGTTTGTATGGCATTGAACCAAGAGGTTGTGAGGAAATAGTGCGTTTTAAACTTAATCAG AATTGGagatttgatgataaatatgaaaGACATAAAGTAACCCAATTTTTCGAAGAAGAAGGAATCAGGATTCAATATTTTCCCCTTGCGTCAAATACTGAGTCTTTCCcctcaaaaattcaatatcctGCCTGGAATAGTCTGTCCATTAATTACAAAG atgAAATCTTTTATCCTCACGATGTTCCACGAAACAATATTGtttcttcttatttaatatCTGATTCTAACTCGCAAGTTTTGATTCTTGATATACCAGATATTACGTACTTAGATTCGCTTTGGGAAACAATTCCTTCAATTGAAGCTAATacagtttttgatttttcaccTCATGAGGTTAAGGAGACcgaaagatacaaaaaatggTATAATTCTGCCTTACCCAGAATGACTAATATAATCAGCCTCCAAGACTATAATTATCCAAAAGAAGATAAGAGAAATGACTTGAAAAAGTTGAGAAATGTCTATCCCGCGGATGTTATTCAGTACCACGACACTGAGCCTTCTTATCATAA aaatactaATGATGATCAAGTATCTTATCCGAAATTAACATTTCTGGGAACTGGCTCCAAGCGTATTGGTAACAGTCGGAATGTCAGTGGAATTCTTCTTAGAGTTTCTCCACAGTCCTGTGGACTACTCGATTGTGGAGAAAATACGTATCATCGGTTGACTGAGGCATTTGGAATTGAGGAAACAAACAAGATTTTAAAGTCGTTAAGGTTCATTTTCATATCTCATAGACACAATGATCATCATTTGGGATTATTCACCATTATCCAAGAAAGGGATAAATTGTATGATGGAAATGctcctaaattatatttaattgctCCTAGAAGCTTCAAAAACTTGCTCAAACATTATCACGGTCTGTTTGAAGACCTGGTAACTTCcgtttttcatataaatactaTGAGACTTATCAAAGATTCGGATAAGTTTTTAATAAGTCATTTGTatgcaaagtttttaaaagatacaGAGATGGACTTTTGTGAGATATTAATTGCTGAACATATCAAGAACTcttattctattaatttatcagCAAAGGGATGGAAGGTTCTATACACAGGAGATACTAAACCAAACTCTCGAtatcgaaataaagcgcctgaTGTTCTCATACATGAAGCCACACTCCCTTCCTAtctag GAACTATTGCTCACAAGCAACTTCATTCGAGCACACAAGATGCCATAGATGCTTATAAGAGTTCGAATGCTGGCTTTCTCGTCTTAACTCACTTCTCCGAAGCTTTTGATGCATTACCTCATCTAGAAGAAGTTATGATAAGCGATAACATTGCTCTTGCCTTTGATTTCTTATCAGTGGAACCGGAGAGCTTGAAAAACATTGCAATTTCGGAAGAACGGTTTAAAAACTTGTCAAATACCTTTAAAACAGAAGTCTTCATCtccaatgaaagaaaaaaaagatgggatctcaagaatgaaatgttgtaa
- the LOC121116584 gene encoding zinc phosphodiesterase ELAC protein 2 isoform X1: MRFRIIKDGKFPSLLLGGNSHYKKTTNFLINPVEGMSCKLRHHPYIQHFLLTQKSWIPSFAGLPGILTDVLKTKRLKFNNEIFIHGPPGMNNIFKVLKYVLIIEEDTCLYGIEPRGCEEIVRFKLNQNWRFDDKYERHKVTQFFEEEGIRIQYFPLASNTESFPSKIQYPAWNSLSINYKDEIFYPHDVPRNNIVSSYLISDSNSQVLILDIPDITYLDSLWETIPSIEANTVFDFSPHEVKETERYKKWYNSALPRMTNIISLQDYNYPKEDKRNDLKKLRNVYPADVIQYHDTEPSYHKNTNDDQVSYPKLTFLGTGSKRIGNSRNVSGILLRVSPQSCGLLDCGENTYHRLTEAFGIEETNKILKSLRFIFISHRHNDHHLGLFTIIQERDKLYDGNAPKLYLIAPRSFKNLLKHYHGLFEDLVTSVFHINTMRLIKDSDKFLISHLYAKFLKDTEMDFCEILIAEHIKNSYSINLSAKGWKVLYTGDTKPNSRYRNKAPDVLIHEATLPSYLGTIAHKQLHSSTQDAIDAYKSSNAGFLVLTHFSEAFDALPHLEEVMISDNIALAFDFLSVEPESLKNIAISEERFKNLSNTFKTEVFISNERKKRWDLKNEML, from the exons ATGCGCTTTCGGATAATCAAAGATGGAAAATTTCCCTCACTGTTGCTTGGAGGAAATTCtcactataaaaaaacaactaatttcCTTATCAACCCCGTGGAAGGGATGAGTTGCAAACTCCGACATCATCCATATATTCAACATTTTCTCTTAACTCAAAAGTCATGGATACCTTCTTTTGCTGGACTGCCAGGGATTTTGACGGATGTGCTTAAGACGAAAAG attaaaatttaataacgaaatttttattcatgggCCTCCTggtatgaataatatattcaaagtgttgaaatatgtattaataattgaagAGGATACGTGTTTGTATGGCATTGAACCAAGAGGTTGTGAGGAAATAGTGCGTTTTAAACTTAATCAG AATTGGagatttgatgataaatatgaaaGACATAAAGTAACCCAATTTTTCGAAGAAGAAGGAATCAGGATTCAATATTTTCCCCTTGCGTCAAATACTGAGTCTTTCCcctcaaaaattcaatatcctGCCTGGAATAGTCTGTCCATTAATTACAAAG atgAAATCTTTTATCCTCACGATGTTCCACGAAACAATATTGtttcttcttatttaatatCTGATTCTAACTCGCAAGTTTTGATTCTTGATATACCAGATATTACGTACTTAGATTCGCTTTGGGAAACAATTCCTTCAATTGAAGCTAATacagtttttgatttttcaccTCATGAGGTTAAGGAGACcgaaagatacaaaaaatggTATAATTCTGCCTTACCCAGAATGACTAATATAATCAGCCTCCAAGACTATAATTATCCAAAAGAAGATAAGAGAAATGACTTGAAAAAGTTGAGAAATGTCTATCCCGCGGATGTTATTCAGTACCACGACACTGAGCCTTCTTATCATAA aaatactaATGATGATCAAGTATCTTATCCGAAATTAACATTTCTGGGAACTGGCTCCAAGCGTATTGGTAACAGTCGGAATGTCAGTGGAATTCTTCTTAGAGTTTCTCCACAGTCCTGTGGACTACTCGATTGTGGAGAAAATACGTATCATCGGTTGACTGAGGCATTTGGAATTGAGGAAACAAACAAGATTTTAAAGTCGTTAAGGTTCATTTTCATATCTCATAGACACAATGATCATCATTTGGGATTATTCACCATTATCCAAGAAAGGGATAAATTGTATGATGGAAATGctcctaaattatatttaattgctCCTAGAAGCTTCAAAAACTTGCTCAAACATTATCACGGTCTGTTTGAAGACCTGGTAACTTCcgtttttcatataaatactaTGAGACTTATCAAAGATTCGGATAAGTTTTTAATAAGTCATTTGTatgcaaagtttttaaaagatacaGAGATGGACTTTTGTGAGATATTAATTGCTGAACATATCAAGAACTcttattctattaatttatcagCAAAGGGATGGAAGGTTCTATACACAGGAGATACTAAACCAAACTCTCGAtatcgaaataaagcgcctgaTGTTCTCATACATGAAGCCACACTCCCTTCCTAtctag GAACTATTGCTCACAAGCAACTTCATTCGAGCACACAAGATGCCATAGATGCTTATAAGAGTTCGAATGCTGGCTTTCTCGTCTTAACTCACTTCTCCGAAGCTTTTGATGCATTACCTCATCTAGAAGAAGTTATGATAAGCGATAACATTGCTCTTGCCTTTGATTTCTTATCAGTGGAACCGGAGAGCTTGAAAAACATTGCAATTTCGGAAGAACGGTTTAAAAACTTGTCAAATACCTTTAAAACAGAAGTCTTCATCtccaatgaaagaaaaaaaagatgggatctcaagaatgaaatgttgtaa
- the LOC121115636 gene encoding uncharacterized protein YbiU, with amino-acid sequence MNFERATLTKILVIILLVFKELLSTYTSDNFAKIKSSLNISIKNEAWNHLIKRLEKRLDKIWAKEYNNIIPEIQFQRLLHSDGQFPESIAHKIRKRGIIVIRNVVKQSEIQEEQSSLIEYIFSNQSFDENDTQKLDTILWSKPQQRLRQNSNLQKVEKALLQLFFTKNNTHLDLKTPITLVDGLRIRIPSKNKSVSNKIKMVSGQCIERWRDPAYHQVYRHLLHSQLDDYDPFEMDHRLNVGKNTISRHTTIFRPFQGWIAMSHLREGSLEVFPILKEATGYFILRPFMKDIPNKLFPGCLPGKPLELSPLYHPLLYNNMIPIPALNPGDTVWWHEDLIYSESNDVETTESAIRLLTGPDCEINRHYLRKQRHSFTLKKKYFDEVESNNVNEKGFNGGCSYEDLSSLGKRMMGWSKTDQIEERNQCYCT; translated from the exons ATGAACTTCGAAAGAGCTACATTAACCAAGATATTGGTAATAATTCTATTAGTCTTCAAGGAATTAT TATCAACGTATACATCggataattttgcaaaaattaaaagttctttgaacatttcaattaaaaatgaagctTGGAATCATTTAATAAAGCGATTGGAAAAACGATTGGACAAGATTTGGGCAAAAGAGTATAACAACATAATTCCAGAGATACAATTTCAGAGACTATTACATTCCGATGGACAATTTCCCGAGTCTATTGcacataaaataagaaaaagaggTATTATTGTCATTAGAAACGTAGTGAAACAAAGTGAAATTCAGGAGGAACAGTCAAGtctaattgaatatatattctctAATCAATCCTTTGATGAAAATGACACACAG AAATTAGATAcaatattatggtcaaaaccgCAACAAAGACTCAGACAAAACTCAAATCTACAAAAAGTCGAAAAAGCATTACTACAACTATTCTTTACGAAGAATAATACACATTTGGATTTGAAGACACCAATAACTCTAGTGGATGGATTGCGTATTCGAATTCCATCTAAGAATAAAagtgtttcaaataaaataaaaatggtcaGTGGTCAGTGTATTGAGAGGTGGAGGGACCCTGCGTATCATCAGGTATATAGACATTTGTTACACAGTCAATTAGACGATTATGATCCATTCGAAATGGATCATAGACTGAATGTGGGTAAAAACACAATATCAAGACACACTACAATTTTCAg gCCATTTCAAGGATGGATCGCTATGAGTCATTTGAGGGAAGGATCGTTAGAAGTGTTTCCAATTTTGAAAGAGGCCACAGGCTACTTTATTCTTCGCCCCTTTATGAAAGATATCCCAAACAAGTTATTTCCTGGATGTTTACCAGGGAAGCCATTGGAATTATCGCCCTTGTATCATCCACTTCTCTATAATAATATGATCCCGATCCCAGCATTGAATCCAGGTGATACTGTTTGGTGGCACGAGGATTTA ATTTACTCTGAAAGCAATGACGTTGAGACCACGGAATCTGCAATAAGACTTTTGACTGGCCCAGACTGCGAAATAAACAGACATTATTTAAGGAAACAGAGACATTCATTtaccctcaaaaaaaaatattttgacgaaGTTGAGTCTAATAATGTTAATGAGAAAGGTTTCAATGGTGGATGTAGCTATGAAGACTTGTCATCTTTGGGAAAGAGAATGATGGGTTGGAGTAAGACTGATCAAATAGAAGAACGGAATCAATGTTACTGTACTTAA